The proteins below come from a single Cloacibacillus sp. An23 genomic window:
- a CDS encoding DUF1850 domain-containing protein, with the protein MKFPPALGTMRLLAAALVFAAASVAGWRADSLALLRRDGSALFELPVPNGYRFATGYTHSVELTPVEDEYAVACCAVWGWRERVKSSNAGMPSIAPKHGKYINTEEWLVFQGGRTPWRRFYLRVGDERFGRNWIELPPYGRARLYKISPGERLTVTSVKKPPALAPYRGLELLEKR; encoded by the coding sequence ATGAAGTTTCCCCCGGCTTTAGGCACAATGCGGCTTCTGGCCGCGGCGCTTGTTTTCGCCGCCGCGTCGGTCGCCGGATGGCGCGCCGATTCACTGGCGCTGCTGCGCAGGGACGGCAGCGCGCTGTTCGAGCTTCCCGTCCCTAACGGCTACAGGTTCGCCACAGGATACACGCACTCCGTAGAACTCACGCCGGTCGAGGACGAGTACGCGGTCGCCTGCTGCGCGGTATGGGGCTGGCGCGAGCGGGTCAAATCCTCAAACGCCGGTATGCCGAGCATCGCGCCGAAGCACGGGAAATATATCAACACGGAAGAGTGGCTCGTCTTCCAGGGCGGCAGGACGCCGTGGCGGCGCTTCTACCTGCGCGTCGGCGACGAACGTTTCGGGCGCAACTGGATAGAACTTCCGCCATACGGACGCGCGCGGCTTTACAAAATATCGCCCGGCGAACGCCTGACGGTAACGTCCGTAAAAAAGCCGCCGGCGCTCGCGCCGTACCGCGGCCTTGAACTTCTCGAAAAACGCTAA